The DNA sequence GAGCACCATGAGGAGCCCCACCATGTCCACGAACGCCGTGACCATCAGCACTACGAGCTTGCCCAGAACCCCGTCCTCAGCAGAAACCGGGGCGACAAGCCCATCGGCGACGGGTAAACTAACACGGCGAGGCCCGTGGCCGCGGCGGCGAGGTCGCGCGCCGGCAATTCGGTGCCCTTTCGGCCTGCTGGTTCGTCTTCTCCCGAGGTGCTGGCTCCCTCCACCAGCCACGGTAACTTCCCAGCGTGTTCGAGACGGTAGGCAAAGGGCTCCGGATGGGGCTCGGGACGATCGGCACGGCGAGCCGCCTCACGGCGGAATCGGCGCGCGCGCTGCGTGACGTCCCGACCTGGCGACCGAACTTCGCGCAGCAGGCCAAGCAGCTCGGCGTGGACTCGCTGCCGATCGGCATGCTCATCGCCGGCTTCACGGGCATCGTGCTGGCGCTGCTCGCGAGCTACAGCTTCACGGGTGCGGTGCCGCGGTATCTCGTGGGCACGCTGGTACAGAAGACGATCATGATGGAGCTGGCGCCGGTGCTCACCGGCCTCGCGCTGGCGGGCCGGGTGGGGGCCAACATCGCCGCCGAGATCGGGACGATGCGCGTGACGGAGCAGGTGGACGCGCTTGAGACCCTGGGCTACGACCCGGTGGCGTACCTCGTGGTGCCACGCGTGCTGGCCGGCGTGCTGATGTTCCCCGTGGTGGTCGGTGCGGCGATGGCCGTGGGCATGCTGGCCGGCTGGATGGCCTCGCTGCTGCTGCTGGGCCTGTCGACGCCGGAGTTCCTGAAGGGCGTCCGGTTGTTCTTCGACACCTTCGACGTGCGCTATGGCTTGGTGAAGGCGGCGAGCTTCGGCTTCGCGGTGACGATCCTGGCGAGCGCGGCGGGCCTGCGGACGCGCGGCGGGGCGCAGGGCGTGGGTGGCGCGGCGACGCGCGCGGTGGTGCAGTCTTGCGTGATGATCCTCGTCCTCGACGCATTCTGGGCGATGGTGTGGCTACTCGGGAGAGCACGATGAGCAAGCGGCGGAACGACTGGCTCGTGGGCCTGACGGTGCTGAGCACGATGCTCGTGCTCATCGCGGGCACCATGTACCTCCAACAGGCGGATCTCGGAGCGCGACGCACGTCCATCAGCGCGCGCTTCCGCGACGTCGGCAACATGCAGGTCGGCAACGGCGTGGTGATCCGCGGCGTCAACGCGGGTCGCATCGAACGCATTTCGCTGGCCGAGAAGGGCTGGGTGGTGGCGGAGATGAAGCTCAACGAGGGCATCACGCTCCCCTCGGATCCCGTGGTGCTCATCCAGGCGGCGACGCTGTTCGGCGAATGGCAGGCGGTGATCACGGCGCGCAGCGCGGCGCCGGGCATCCGCGAAGTCGCGATGCAGCTCGAGGATACGGTGGGCGCTCCGGCCGCGACCCTGCCGGGCGGCGTGCTGCCGGACATCGCGCAGCTCACGTCCGTCGCGGGCGGCATCGCCGGCAACGTGGCCTCCGTGGCCGAGCGCGTGCGCGTCGCCTTCGACGACAGCGCCGCCCGCGAGCTGCGCGGGACGATCCGCAACTTCAACGCGATGTCCACGCAGCTCACGCGCACGGTTCGCGAGCAGTCGCGCAACCTCGACTCGGTGGCCGTCGACGTGCGAGTAGGGGCCAACGAACTGGCGCGCGGCATGGGCAACTTCCAGCGCTCGATCGCCCGCCTCGACTCCGCCACCTCGCGCGGCGAGGTGGAACGCATCATCGGCGAGACCCAGCAGGCGGCCATCAACCTGCGGCAGGTGAGCGAACGGCTGGCGACGATGTCCGCGTCCCTCGAACGCAGCGAAGCCTCGTTGCGCGGTGCCCTCGGCAAGGCCGATACCATCCTTGGGCGCATCGAGCGCGGCGAGGGCTCGCTGGGTCTGATGGTCAACAACCCGTCCCTGTACAACAACTCGGACTCGCTGGTCATC is a window from the Pseudogemmatithrix spongiicola genome containing:
- a CDS encoding MlaE family ABC transporter permease codes for the protein MFETVGKGLRMGLGTIGTASRLTAESARALRDVPTWRPNFAQQAKQLGVDSLPIGMLIAGFTGIVLALLASYSFTGAVPRYLVGTLVQKTIMMELAPVLTGLALAGRVGANIAAEIGTMRVTEQVDALETLGYDPVAYLVVPRVLAGVLMFPVVVGAAMAVGMLAGWMASLLLLGLSTPEFLKGVRLFFDTFDVRYGLVKAASFGFAVTILASAAGLRTRGGAQGVGGAATRAVVQSCVMILVLDAFWAMVWLLGRAR
- a CDS encoding MlaD family protein; amino-acid sequence: MSKRRNDWLVGLTVLSTMLVLIAGTMYLQQADLGARRTSISARFRDVGNMQVGNGVVIRGVNAGRIERISLAEKGWVVAEMKLNEGITLPSDPVVLIQAATLFGEWQAVITARSAAPGIREVAMQLEDTVGAPAATLPGGVLPDIAQLTSVAGGIAGNVASVAERVRVAFDDSAARELRGTIRNFNAMSTQLTRTVREQSRNLDSVAVDVRVGANELARGMGNFQRSIARLDSATSRGEVERIIGETQQAAINLRQVSERLATMSASLERSEASLRGALGKADTILGRIERGEGSLGLMVNNPSLYNNSDSLVIDLRSLIADFRRNPKRYINLSIF